A portion of the Jaculus jaculus isolate mJacJac1 chromosome 5, mJacJac1.mat.Y.cur, whole genome shotgun sequence genome contains these proteins:
- the Angptl4 gene encoding angiopoietin-related protein 4 isoform X1 — MRCASTAGAALVLCAATAGLLSAQGRTAQPEPRRFASWDEMNLLAHGLLQLGHGLREHVERTHRQLGALEGRLAACGAACQGSKGTGAPLKDTESTVAGDSGGAAPETLHSLQTQLKAQNSKIQQLFQKVAQQQRHLEKQNLRIQNLQSQIGLLAPEHLESGVAKTSRGKRLPKMAQLIGPPPNATRLHRPPRDCQELFQEGERQSGLFQIQPQGSPPFLVNCEMTSEGGWTVIQRRQDGSVDFNQPWEAYKAGFGDPQGEFWLGLEKMHSITGDRGSHLAIQLQDWDGNAKSLQFPIHLGGEDTAYSLQLTEPTANELGASNVSPSGLSLPFSTWDQDHDLRRDLNCAKSLSGGWWFGTCGHSNLNGQYFHSIPLQRQQRKKGIFWKTWRGRYYPLQATTLLIQPMEVATAS, encoded by the exons ATGCGCTGCGCTTCGACAGCAGGCGCAGCTCTGGTGCTGTGCGCGGCGACCGCCGGGCTGCTGAGCGCACAGGGCCGCACCGCCCAGCCGGAGCCGCGGCGTTTCGCGTCCTGGGACGAGATGAACTTGCTGGCTCACGGGCTGTTGCAGCTCGGCCACGGGCTGCGCGAACACGTGGAGCGCACCCACAGGCAGCTGGGCGCTCTGGAGGGGCGCCTGGCCGCGTGTGGGGCGGCTTGCCAGGGATCCAAGGGGACGGGTGCGCCcttgaaagacacagagagcacAGTCGCTGGCGACAGCGGGGGGGCGGCTCCGGAGACTCTGCATAGCCTGCAG ACACAGCTCAAGGCTCAGAACAGCAAGATCCAACAACTGTTCCAGAAGGTGGCCCAGCAGCAGCGACACCTGGAAAAGCAAAATCTAAGAATCCAAAATTTGCAGAGCCAG ATTGGCCTCCTGGCACCTGAACACCTAGAGAGTGGAGTGGCCAAGACTTCCAGAGGAAAGAGGCTACCCAAGATGGCCCAGCTCATTGGCCCACCACCCAATGCCACCCGCTTGCACA GGCCACCCCGAGACTGCCAGGAACTCTTTCAAGAAGGTGAGCGACAAAGTGGACTATTCCAAATCCAGCCTCAGGGGTCCCCACCATTCCTGGTCAACTGTGAGATGACTTCAG AAGGAGGCTGGACAGTGATTCAGAGACGCCAGGATGGCTCTGTTGACTTTAATCAGCCCTGGGAAGCCTACAAAGCAGGCTTTGGAGATCCCCAAG GTGAATTCTGGCTGGGCCTCGAAAAGATGCATAGCATCACAGGGGATCGAGGAAGCCACCTGGCTATACAACTCCAGGACTGGGATGGCAATGCCAAATCTCTGCAATTCCCCATTCACCTGGGGGGTGAAGACACAGCCTATAGCCTGCAACTCACAGAGCCCACAGCCAATGAACTGGGAGCTTCCAATGTCTCACCCAGTGGCCTCTCCCTGCCCTTTTCCACATGGGACCAAGACCATGACCTTCGCAGGGATCTTAACTGTGCAAAGAGCCTCTCGG GTGGCTGGTGGTTTGGCACCTGTGGTCACTCTAACCTCAATGGGCAGTACTTCCACTCCATCCCACTGCAACGGCAGCAGCGTAAGAAGGGAATCTTCTGGAAAACATGGCGGGGCCGCTATTATCCACTCCAGGCTACCACCTTGTTGATCCAGCCTATGGAGGTTGCCACAGCCTCCTAG
- the Angptl4 gene encoding angiopoietin-related protein 4 isoform X2, giving the protein MRCASTAGAALVLCAATAGLLSAQGRTAQPEPRRFASWDEMNLLAHGLLQLGHGLREHVERTHRQLGALEGRLAACGAACQGSKGTGAPLKDTESTVAGDSGGAAPETLHSLQTQLKAQNSKIQQLFQKVAQQQRHLEKQNLRIQNLQSQIGLLAPEHLESGVAKTSRGKRLPKMAQLIGPPPNATRLHRPPRDCQELFQEGERQSGLFQIQPQGSPPFLVNCEMTSGGWTVIQRRQDGSVDFNQPWEAYKAGFGDPQGEFWLGLEKMHSITGDRGSHLAIQLQDWDGNAKSLQFPIHLGGEDTAYSLQLTEPTANELGASNVSPSGLSLPFSTWDQDHDLRRDLNCAKSLSGGWWFGTCGHSNLNGQYFHSIPLQRQQRKKGIFWKTWRGRYYPLQATTLLIQPMEVATAS; this is encoded by the exons ATGCGCTGCGCTTCGACAGCAGGCGCAGCTCTGGTGCTGTGCGCGGCGACCGCCGGGCTGCTGAGCGCACAGGGCCGCACCGCCCAGCCGGAGCCGCGGCGTTTCGCGTCCTGGGACGAGATGAACTTGCTGGCTCACGGGCTGTTGCAGCTCGGCCACGGGCTGCGCGAACACGTGGAGCGCACCCACAGGCAGCTGGGCGCTCTGGAGGGGCGCCTGGCCGCGTGTGGGGCGGCTTGCCAGGGATCCAAGGGGACGGGTGCGCCcttgaaagacacagagagcacAGTCGCTGGCGACAGCGGGGGGGCGGCTCCGGAGACTCTGCATAGCCTGCAG ACACAGCTCAAGGCTCAGAACAGCAAGATCCAACAACTGTTCCAGAAGGTGGCCCAGCAGCAGCGACACCTGGAAAAGCAAAATCTAAGAATCCAAAATTTGCAGAGCCAG ATTGGCCTCCTGGCACCTGAACACCTAGAGAGTGGAGTGGCCAAGACTTCCAGAGGAAAGAGGCTACCCAAGATGGCCCAGCTCATTGGCCCACCACCCAATGCCACCCGCTTGCACA GGCCACCCCGAGACTGCCAGGAACTCTTTCAAGAAGGTGAGCGACAAAGTGGACTATTCCAAATCCAGCCTCAGGGGTCCCCACCATTCCTGGTCAACTGTGAGATGACTTCAG GAGGCTGGACAGTGATTCAGAGACGCCAGGATGGCTCTGTTGACTTTAATCAGCCCTGGGAAGCCTACAAAGCAGGCTTTGGAGATCCCCAAG GTGAATTCTGGCTGGGCCTCGAAAAGATGCATAGCATCACAGGGGATCGAGGAAGCCACCTGGCTATACAACTCCAGGACTGGGATGGCAATGCCAAATCTCTGCAATTCCCCATTCACCTGGGGGGTGAAGACACAGCCTATAGCCTGCAACTCACAGAGCCCACAGCCAATGAACTGGGAGCTTCCAATGTCTCACCCAGTGGCCTCTCCCTGCCCTTTTCCACATGGGACCAAGACCATGACCTTCGCAGGGATCTTAACTGTGCAAAGAGCCTCTCGG GTGGCTGGTGGTTTGGCACCTGTGGTCACTCTAACCTCAATGGGCAGTACTTCCACTCCATCCCACTGCAACGGCAGCAGCGTAAGAAGGGAATCTTCTGGAAAACATGGCGGGGCCGCTATTATCCACTCCAGGCTACCACCTTGTTGATCCAGCCTATGGAGGTTGCCACAGCCTCCTAG